The following coding sequences lie in one Metallumcola ferriviriculae genomic window:
- the istA gene encoding IS21 family transposase, whose amino-acid sequence MLDCFKADKEENIKKQKHTAKRIYNRLVEEKSFTGGESTIRKAVKELKAEQTVPPGAIMPLSYEPGEAIQIDWGEATSYINGEKTKLYIFCGRLCYSCDIFVMAFKSPNQEAFLEAQQLMFDFFGGISKRLIFDNAKVAVKEGFGLYAKPQNKYLSFSAHYAFSLDFCNPGKGNEKSLVENLVGYSRRNFIVPIPRVSSIDELNQKLWNDCLKYRETHKVQNRNNSVNVMYQEELRFLNAIPRFRFDTSKTVVASVDDYSTVRFEKNNYSVPTKHLRKDVTVKGYGNYIRILYQNVEIANYTRCYFHGRTEYKLEHYIDLLERKPRSVFNAKPVKDNVAKALLDWGRQLPGGNKEMVKLLRLCVDYGEERILKLKDLIPGHVVPTVDMVRTHLNEPTESTVIYLSPNEVPVEAVDLTAYDKKYGMVVQ is encoded by the coding sequence ATCCTTGACTGCTTTAAAGCAGACAAGGAAGAGAACATTAAAAAGCAAAAACATACTGCAAAGCGTATATATAATCGACTGGTAGAAGAAAAAAGTTTTACTGGTGGAGAATCTACCATTCGCAAAGCTGTAAAGGAATTAAAAGCAGAACAAACTGTTCCGCCTGGGGCTATTATGCCTCTATCGTATGAACCAGGCGAAGCAATTCAAATCGATTGGGGTGAAGCTACTAGTTATATTAATGGCGAAAAGACTAAGCTGTATATATTCTGTGGCAGACTCTGCTATAGCTGCGATATATTCGTTATGGCATTTAAATCACCCAACCAAGAAGCTTTTCTAGAAGCCCAACAACTTATGTTTGATTTCTTTGGTGGCATTTCTAAACGCCTCATTTTTGATAACGCCAAGGTAGCCGTCAAAGAAGGGTTTGGCCTTTATGCCAAGCCCCAAAATAAGTATCTTTCATTTAGTGCTCACTATGCTTTTAGTCTGGATTTCTGTAATCCAGGGAAAGGCAATGAAAAATCACTAGTCGAGAATCTTGTGGGATACTCAAGAAGAAATTTTATTGTTCCAATTCCAAGAGTATCCAGTATAGATGAACTAAACCAAAAGCTCTGGAATGATTGCCTAAAATACCGTGAGACTCACAAAGTGCAAAACAGAAATAATTCAGTAAATGTTATGTACCAAGAAGAATTACGTTTCTTAAATGCAATTCCTAGATTTAGATTTGATACAAGTAAAACAGTAGTTGCTAGTGTTGATGACTATTCTACTGTTCGTTTTGAAAAGAATAATTATTCAGTACCCACCAAACATTTAAGAAAAGACGTTACTGTAAAAGGTTATGGAAATTACATCCGCATTCTGTATCAAAATGTTGAAATAGCAAATTATACTCGCTGTTACTTCCATGGTAGGACCGAGTACAAGTTAGAGCATTACATTGATTTGCTGGAGCGAAAACCACGTTCTGTATTTAATGCAAAACCAGTAAAAGATAATGTTGCCAAAGCTCTCTTAGACTGGGGCAGACAGCTACCAGGTGGTAATAAAGAAATGGTTAAACTGTTACGACTATGCGTCGATTATGGTGAAGAGAGAATTCTTAAGTTGAAAGATCTAATTCCCGGCCATGTAGTTCCTACAGTTGATATGGTAAGAACACACTTAAATGAGCCAACAGAATCAACAGTTATTTATCTCTCTCCTAATGAAGTGCCCGTAGAAGCAGTTGACCTTACAGCATATGATAAGAAATACGGGATGGTGGTGCAATAA
- a CDS encoding IS3 family transposase (programmed frameshift) codes for MNQYDKNFKEEAVKLVLDLDRPVRKVAQELGIHENTLYKWIRQYKEHKGDAFPGSGNQRTEDEEIKRLKKIIDDLQEENAILKKGHGHLRKAPEIIYEFIYQHRFKFRVQKMCRVLEVSRSGYYAWLKRPESDRKRRDKYLLKKIREIHKDSRGTYGSPRITRVLQKQGVRCSPKRVARLMRENGIVAKTKRRFKATTNSKHNYPVAGNLLNQDFNVDRPNNVWVADITYIPTNEGWLYLATIQDLFNRKIVGWAMDKTMTRKLVLGALRQAHRRYRPQAGLIHHSDRGSQYASYEYQQALKDYHMVPSMSRKGNCYDNACMESFFGTLKQELIYGIRFRTRAEARQAIFEYIEVFYNRSRLHSALGYMSPVEYEQLFSQTAA; via the exons ATGAATCAATATGACAAAAACTTTAAAGAAGAAGCCGTGAAGCTGGTTCTGGATTTGGATCGTCCAGTAAGGAAAGTAGCTCAAGAACTGGGTATTCATGAAAATACCCTCTATAAGTGGATACGCCAGTACAAAGAGCACAAAGGCGACGCTTTCCCTGGCAGCGGCAACCAAAGGACAGAAGACGAAGAAATCAAACGTCTAAAGAAAATAATCGATGATCTGCAAGAGGAAAACGCTATTCTAAAAAAGG GCCACGGCCATCTTCGCAAAGCGCCAGAAATAATATATGAGTTCATTTATCAGCACCGCTTCAAGTTTCGGGTGCAGAAGATGTGCCGAGTACTAGAGGTTTCTAGAAGCGGTTATTATGCTTGGCTCAAACGACCAGAAAGTGACCGAAAACGTCGGGATAAATATTTGCTAAAAAAGATCCGTGAAATACACAAAGACTCTCGAGGTACTTACGGCAGCCCCAGGATAACCAGGGTACTTCAAAAACAGGGCGTTAGATGTAGCCCAAAGCGTGTTGCCCGCCTCATGCGGGAAAATGGAATTGTCGCTAAAACCAAAAGGAGATTCAAGGCTACGACTAATTCCAAACACAATTATCCTGTTGCCGGAAACTTACTCAACCAAGACTTCAATGTGGATAGGCCGAACAACGTCTGGGTTGCTGATATTACCTATATCCCTACAAACGAAGGATGGCTTTATCTTGCAACCATACAAGACCTGTTTAACCGTAAGATTGTTGGTTGGGCTATGGATAAGACTATGACTCGAAAGCTAGTACTGGGTGCGCTAAGACAAGCACATCGTCGATATCGCCCTCAAGCAGGGTTAATCCATCATTCAGACAGGGGTAGTCAGTATGCCAGTTACGAATACCAACAAGCCCTTAAAGATTATCATATGGTACCTAGCATGAGCCGTAAGGGTAACTGCTATGATAATGCATGCATGGAATCATTCTTTGGTACACTCAAACAGGAATTAATCTATGGCATCCGCTTCAGAACAAGGGCTGAAGCTCGCCAAGCAATATTTGAATACATCGAAGTTTTTTACAACCGTAGCCGGCTACATTCCGCCCTTGGGTATATGTCACCAGTTGAATATGAGCAGTTGTTTTCACAAACTGCCGCGTAA
- a CDS encoding ExeA family protein, with protein sequence MLDFFGMKTVPFTREIDTNQCFVSLSHKEAKARLEYTVKNRLVFLLTGEPGMGKTTIVRSLLHKLDTMHYRYEYICDSSLTPKLFYREILERFGVPCSTRPTEMKRQYRTLMLDMYEQDKKVPVIVLDEAHRFSETMLEEIRFLLNFKEDSMSPLALVLIGQTTLRNQLKVRHLEAIDQRIQVRFQMGALSEKETEEFIRHQEKISETPSDIFSGEAIQAIYNYTQGVPRKINTLASQALLDAYIQGEKIVGEAHVNRVINEL encoded by the coding sequence ATGTTAGACTTTTTTGGTATGAAGACAGTCCCTTTCACCCGGGAAATTGATACTAACCAATGCTTCGTTTCTCTAAGCCACAAGGAAGCAAAAGCCCGCCTGGAGTATACAGTGAAGAACCGGCTGGTGTTTCTTTTAACTGGAGAGCCGGGTATGGGGAAAACCACCATTGTCCGTTCCCTTTTGCATAAGCTTGACACCATGCATTACCGCTATGAATACATCTGTGACTCGTCGCTGACACCAAAGCTATTTTACAGAGAAATTTTAGAGCGTTTCGGGGTACCTTGTTCCACGAGGCCTACAGAAATGAAGCGTCAGTACCGGACTTTGATGCTTGATATGTATGAACAGGACAAGAAAGTTCCAGTAATTGTCCTAGATGAAGCGCATCGTTTTTCAGAAACCATGCTTGAAGAAATTCGATTTCTACTAAACTTTAAAGAAGATTCTATGTCTCCATTGGCACTGGTTTTGATAGGCCAGACAACACTAAGAAACCAGCTCAAAGTGCGGCATTTAGAGGCTATTGATCAGCGGATACAGGTTAGATTCCAGATGGGAGCTTTAAGTGAAAAGGAGACGGAGGAGTTTATCAGGCATCAAGAAAAGATATCTGAAACGCCAAGTGATATCTTCTCCGGGGAAGCTATCCAGGCCATCTACAACTATACCCAAGGGGTTCCCCGTAAAATCAATACCCTGGCTAGTCAGGCCCTTTTAGATGCCTATATTCAGGGTGAAAAAATTGTGGGCGAGGCTCATGTTAATCGAGTGATAAATGAACTCTGA
- a CDS encoding Mu transposase C-terminal domain-containing protein yields MIEVEGNLYEVDSFLRGKRIQIRYNPFDLSLIRVYKDGTRYDDAKAAVINNKRHPKMPDELEEQSPGFISSYLENLKKEQEEKQRKELGTTSFVKLEDKTWGETPC; encoded by the coding sequence GTGATTGAGGTAGAAGGTAACCTTTATGAGGTAGATTCGTTCCTACGCGGCAAAAGAATTCAGATACGCTATAACCCTTTTGATTTATCCCTGATCCGTGTCTACAAAGACGGCACGCGCTATGACGATGCTAAGGCAGCTGTAATTAACAACAAGCGTCACCCAAAGATGCCCGATGAATTAGAGGAGCAATCGCCGGGTTTTATCTCTAGTTATTTAGAAAACCTCAAAAAAGAGCAGGAAGAAAAACAGCGAAAAGAGCTTGGCACCACCAGCTTCGTAAAGCTTGAAGATAAGACCTGGGGTGAGACACCATGTTAG
- a CDS encoding tyrosine-type recombinase/integrase, whose translation MLGKCEHEAFTEYLKTASLSARDRAICWLAFETGMRSVDIYNLKITDIDWANDRIHVTQQKTSKPLELPLRATYGNAIADYLLHERPSSNSTQLFLSTQAPFRPLSSHTGYRAILSNAFRNAGILKQGRICGTRFTRHNAASHMLKSGVPLYDISTALGHCNPNSVDVYLATDEHMMAQCCLPVPFVEGGVSNE comes from the coding sequence GTGCTGGGAAAATGCGAGCATGAGGCATTTACAGAGTATCTGAAAACAGCTAGCCTTTCAGCAAGGGACAGAGCTATCTGCTGGCTCGCGTTTGAAACCGGAATGCGCTCCGTGGACATATACAATTTAAAAATCACCGATATCGACTGGGCAAACGATAGAATACATGTCACGCAACAAAAGACATCGAAGCCGTTGGAACTCCCGTTGCGGGCCACATACGGCAACGCAATAGCGGATTACCTGCTGCACGAGCGCCCATCGTCAAACTCAACACAACTCTTTCTTTCCACGCAGGCTCCGTTCAGACCTCTCTCCAGCCACACCGGATACCGGGCAATCCTGTCGAACGCATTTCGCAACGCTGGTATTCTTAAACAGGGCAGAATATGTGGTACAAGGTTCACCCGCCATAACGCGGCGTCTCATATGTTAAAAAGCGGCGTCCCTCTTTACGACATATCGACCGCACTCGGCCATTGTAACCCTAACAGCGTGGATGTGTATTTAGCTACTGACGAGCATATGATGGCCCAGTGCTGCCTCCCAGTTCCTTTTGTGGAAGGGGGCGTGAGCAATGAATGA
- a CDS encoding tyrosine-type recombinase/integrase: MNDISASMDRLAEQFLTYKRALGVKYETGEYYLRNFLTYAKSNNPTIQVPDRELVSGWYARAVDNPGCLYNMAAVIREFGKYLGMNGYDNAYILPPKRGGKLEPHLPHFFTATEIRAFFNCCDKIQKRKEWPGRELVIPAVFRLLYCCGLRCREARMLLHSDVCLDDKYIDIKASKGRSRRIFISDELTEVLYRYDKRMSCIIPDRAYFFPRNQREPYKESFISANFNRIWRGALPHFRSPIKPRAFDFRHHFAYANLNRWAEQGKDVNVMLAFLMRYMGHAHIQSTLYYFHFVPEYFGAFSQKARALESLVPEVPHEEQS, from the coding sequence ATGAATGACATATCTGCATCCATGGACCGTTTGGCTGAGCAATTCCTCACGTACAAAAGGGCATTGGGGGTTAAGTACGAAACAGGTGAATATTATCTAAGAAACTTTTTGACGTATGCTAAATCGAATAATCCAACTATCCAAGTCCCTGACAGGGAGCTTGTATCCGGCTGGTATGCCAGGGCGGTGGACAACCCCGGCTGCCTGTACAACATGGCAGCCGTTATTAGGGAGTTTGGTAAGTACCTTGGCATGAACGGATACGACAACGCGTATATCCTTCCGCCCAAGCGGGGTGGGAAGCTGGAACCTCATTTGCCCCATTTTTTCACAGCGACCGAGATCAGGGCATTTTTTAACTGTTGCGACAAAATCCAAAAAAGAAAGGAATGGCCTGGGAGAGAATTGGTCATCCCGGCGGTATTCCGTCTGTTATATTGTTGCGGTCTCCGGTGCAGGGAAGCGCGTATGCTTCTGCACAGTGACGTATGTCTTGACGACAAGTACATTGATATCAAAGCATCCAAAGGCCGCAGCAGGCGCATTTTCATCAGCGACGAGCTGACCGAGGTTTTATATAGATATGACAAGCGAATGTCCTGCATTATTCCTGACCGGGCATATTTCTTTCCACGAAATCAGCGCGAACCATACAAAGAAAGCTTTATCTCTGCAAATTTCAACAGAATTTGGAGGGGGGCACTCCCACATTTTCGCTCGCCAATCAAGCCTCGCGCATTTGATTTTCGACATCACTTCGCATATGCAAACCTGAACCGCTGGGCTGAGCAAGGCAAAGACGTCAATGTAATGTTGGCGTTCTTGATGAGGTATATGGGGCACGCCCATATTCAGAGTACACTGTACTATTTCCATTTTGTGCCCGAATATTTTGGTGCCTTCTCGCAAAAAGCGCGAGCTTTGGAATCCCTTGTGCCGGAGGTGCCACATGAAGAACAGAGCTGA
- a CDS encoding tyrosine-type recombinase/integrase — MKNRAEDNAFFWSIAAEFLNNYLPDIRRASANTVASYRNCLNRYIDYLESEKGAKRKDISFKMLDRENIKGYMLWMHKTAQLAPKTCNLRLTALRSLLEYASQECIDIMPICISSGTIKGIRLTQAPIEFFEREAMSALMAAPDTHKKLERRNQMLLIFLYDTAARVSEALKVRLCDLHMDASIPHVTFFGKGRKYRNVPLMDSTLAHLKRYLREFHGSEYESTDAPLFYAKTHGKAHGLSIDTPEKMIKRYAKKLSDTCLSMPGNVHCHMIRKTRAMHLYQEGVPLTHIQQLLGHEVLSTTSGFYAFATLETLSKSLERANPSDMEKSWKSKEYSERLYKL, encoded by the coding sequence ATGAAGAACAGAGCTGAAGACAACGCTTTCTTTTGGAGCATTGCGGCTGAGTTTCTTAACAACTATCTACCAGACATCAGGAGGGCAAGTGCCAACACTGTAGCATCCTACAGGAATTGCCTAAACCGTTATATTGATTACCTTGAGTCAGAGAAGGGCGCCAAGCGCAAAGACATCAGCTTTAAGATGCTTGATAGGGAAAACATCAAGGGATACATGTTGTGGATGCACAAAACCGCGCAACTAGCCCCAAAAACCTGCAACCTTAGGCTGACGGCATTGCGCTCCCTTTTGGAATACGCATCACAGGAATGTATAGATATCATGCCTATCTGCATAAGTTCAGGCACGATCAAAGGGATAAGGCTGACGCAGGCGCCCATTGAATTCTTCGAACGTGAAGCCATGTCTGCTTTGATGGCAGCACCGGACACACATAAAAAGCTAGAACGTAGAAACCAGATGCTGCTCATTTTTTTGTACGACACCGCAGCGCGGGTTTCGGAAGCACTAAAGGTAAGGTTGTGCGACCTGCACATGGATGCGTCCATACCCCATGTGACATTCTTTGGTAAAGGCCGGAAATACAGGAATGTCCCTCTGATGGATAGCACGCTGGCACATCTAAAGCGCTATCTTCGAGAGTTTCATGGATCAGAGTATGAAAGCACTGACGCGCCATTATTTTATGCTAAGACGCACGGGAAAGCGCATGGGCTATCCATTGACACCCCTGAAAAAATGATAAAAAGATATGCAAAAAAGTTGTCGGATACATGCCTGTCAATGCCGGGAAACGTTCACTGCCATATGATCAGAAAAACCAGAGCCATGCATCTGTACCAGGAAGGTGTCCCACTGACCCATATACAGCAGCTTTTAGGACATGAGGTTCTCTCCACGACGTCAGGTTTTTATGCTTTCGCTACGCTGGAGACGCTTTCGAAGTCGTTGGAAAGGGCGAACCCTTCTGACATGGAAAAATCATGGAAAAGCAAAGAGTATTCAGAGAGACTTTACAAACTATAG
- a CDS encoding DUF6431 domain-containing protein, producing the protein MCNTLTRRHTKYEREVISKNETHTIVILRRRCKPCNITISLLPSFLKPWQRFANHFREIAGRWHLTGRSLNRITASLSKSGISRRTLQRWKQKFHKQLNRQLIRQRRKIANDDATADSILLQYRKGLTAREELKILLLSLLGKAKAIPQPGKLLTALNLNLPPQDYW; encoded by the coding sequence TTGTGCAATACATTGACACGAAGGCATACCAAATATGAACGGGAAGTAATCTCTAAGAATGAAACACATACCATAGTAATACTTCGCCGACGCTGTAAACCCTGTAACATAACCATATCTCTACTACCAAGTTTTCTAAAACCTTGGCAAAGATTTGCCAATCATTTTAGAGAGATTGCCGGCAGGTGGCATTTAACCGGCAGGTCACTTAATAGAATAACAGCCAGTCTTTCAAAAAGCGGCATTAGCCGCCGGACACTGCAGCGGTGGAAGCAAAAATTCCATAAGCAACTTAATCGGCAACTCATTCGACAGCGCCGAAAAATCGCAAATGATGATGCCACAGCAGATAGTATCCTACTACAGTACCGTAAAGGCCTTACTGCAAGAGAAGAACTTAAAATTCTTTTGTTATCACTTTTAGGGAAAGCGAAAGCTATCCCACAACCAGGCAAGTTGCTTACAGCTCTTAATCTCAATCTTCCGCCACAAGATTACTGGTAG
- a CDS encoding (deoxy)nucleoside triphosphate pyrophosphohydrolase yields the protein MKKVTAAIIEKDGKVLIAQRPKNDKLSLKWEFPGGKVENDETPQECLVREIKEELNLSIKISGYFMKNVYYYETGGIELMSYFAEITDGELELNAHEAVEWVEKSKLKQFDFAPADIKILNCFLHDFQN from the coding sequence GTGAAAAAAGTTACTGCAGCTATAATTGAAAAAGATGGCAAAGTACTTATTGCACAGAGACCGAAAAACGACAAACTGTCATTGAAGTGGGAATTTCCCGGTGGCAAAGTCGAGAACGACGAAACGCCGCAAGAATGTCTTGTACGAGAGATTAAAGAAGAACTAAACCTTAGCATCAAAATTTCCGGTTATTTTATGAAGAACGTCTATTATTACGAGACCGGCGGTATTGAACTAATGAGCTATTTTGCAGAAATTACCGACGGTGAACTAGAATTAAACGCTCATGAAGCGGTGGAATGGGTCGAAAAAAGTAAGCTAAAGCAGTTTGATTTTGCTCCGGCAGATATTAAAATATTGAACTGTTTTTTACATGATTTTCAAAATTAG
- a CDS encoding FAD-binding protein has protein sequence MAIVGGGPAGATLARLLAKDYKVLVIDKRRLDSDPQKGQFTKCCGGLIAPDAQKMLAKMGLALPQNVLVSPQIFAVRTIDINNKLERFYQRFYFNMDREKFDRWLISLLPDEVDLRCGSQFKHFEQEEDAVRIVLTQNNKTHIEHAKILVGADGAHSLVRKQLGIRGLVPREYISVQAKFTAKEIMPYFTAIFDKEITDYYSWIIPKEQHLLLGTALKPRENVSSKFELLQEKMKRYGIKLNKQVEKEGAFILRPMRVRQLSVGQSPIALIGEAGGWISPSSAEGLSYAFRSASYLAQAIKSDFKNYHKHYLDNITPLRRNIRLKNLKAPFMYNSQMRKWVMLSGLQSMQIDEN, from the coding sequence GTGGCAATCGTTGGCGGAGGGCCTGCTGGTGCGACATTAGCACGGTTATTAGCCAAAGATTATAAGGTGCTGGTTATAGATAAGAGACGACTGGATTCTGACCCCCAAAAAGGGCAGTTCACTAAATGCTGCGGTGGACTTATCGCCCCGGATGCCCAAAAAATGCTGGCAAAGATGGGCTTGGCCCTACCTCAGAACGTGTTGGTAAGTCCGCAAATATTTGCTGTTAGGACTATTGATATTAATAACAAACTGGAAAGATTCTATCAGAGATTCTACTTTAATATGGATCGGGAGAAATTTGACCGCTGGTTAATATCTTTGCTTCCGGACGAGGTTGATTTGCGTTGCGGCAGTCAATTCAAACATTTTGAACAGGAAGAAGACGCTGTTCGCATTGTTTTAACCCAAAACAACAAAACTCATATTGAGCATGCCAAAATTCTGGTAGGGGCAGACGGAGCCCACTCTTTAGTGAGAAAACAATTAGGAATCCGAGGACTTGTCCCAAGAGAATATATATCTGTTCAAGCAAAGTTTACAGCGAAGGAAATTATGCCCTACTTCACGGCTATTTTTGATAAAGAGATCACCGATTACTATTCTTGGATTATACCCAAAGAGCAGCATTTACTACTGGGGACGGCGTTAAAGCCAAGGGAGAATGTTTCCTCTAAGTTTGAACTATTACAAGAGAAAATGAAGCGATATGGAATTAAATTAAATAAGCAGGTTGAGAAGGAAGGAGCTTTTATTTTACGGCCGATGAGAGTCCGCCAACTTTCCGTAGGCCAGTCCCCAATTGCGTTAATTGGTGAAGCAGGAGGTTGGATTAGCCCAAGTTCAGCGGAAGGTTTGAGCTATGCTTTCAGAAGTGCCTCATATCTTGCCCAAGCAATAAAGTCTGATTTTAAAAACTATCATAAGCATTATTTAGATAATATTACACCCCTAAGAAGGAACATTCGATTAAAGAATTTAAAAGCACCGTTTATGTATAACTCCCAAATGAGAAAGTGGGTAATGTTATCAGGTCTGCAAAGCATGCAAATAGATGAAAACTAG
- a CDS encoding type II toxin-antitoxin system Phd/YefM family antitoxin: protein MLINPKSQVSITEANQNFSKVAKIVDEEKMVIILKQNKPKYLIIDFEEISQMNSGEERAWEDISRKMLLENFEAYKALAK from the coding sequence ATGTTAATTAATCCGAAAAGTCAAGTCAGCATTACAGAGGCTAATCAAAACTTCTCAAAAGTTGCAAAAATTGTAGATGAAGAAAAGATGGTTATTATTTTGAAGCAAAATAAGCCAAAGTACCTCATAATAGATTTTGAGGAAATTTCTCAAATGAACAGTGGAGAGGAGCGGGCTTGGGAAGATATAAGCAGAAAAATGTTACTTGAGAATTTTGAAGCTTATAAGGCACTTGCTAAATGA